From Carya illinoinensis cultivar Pawnee chromosome 5, C.illinoinensisPawnee_v1, whole genome shotgun sequence, one genomic window encodes:
- the LOC122310569 gene encoding uncharacterized protein LOC122310569 isoform X2 produces the protein MDKLDDKDEPVAAMELSPGDSRSPVRRCVRRRLVQSTLFPQKPLEHEENGDQNGEKVCCDDEGGEDEEYSGSQSKKKRKPKGKAMPQHIAPKKMKEKRPVNTTPKKTLTNLKKCEDASPPVPDLRLEAKMSAEENSRMFAGKQMHPFFSSWKAGKSNQEVTEVEGSCCLFERRDKGITCGPIHIFETTQEDTTHTDWRNWALCEDTFSNANHGLENKSSSVYEGSVECLHIDKLPIFIHPCDGSILQNEVSSDQHVSQQEHSPEVDHELDRVGLFFRHMGCLRKSDIEQQSRFLQERMISYYTGSDNQLEDSLWTSKYKPKKAMEVCGNDEAVRFLSDWLRLWRAKGSHTSKDETVSGQRGMEDDDYYCSYKDSDSEDIDEEDTLKNVLLVTGPVGSGKSAAIYACAQEQGFEVLELSASECRNGALVKQRFGEALESHRLKRSLGHPVQSQNKPIVKSTLALPNGNASQDSETEAVEVVPLSDEETSHHKIGASGNFMYKEDGTACDQVEVKPLILFEDVDIVFLEDRGFIAAIQQIAETAKGPMILTSNSNNPVLPDNLDRLQVYFTLPPSKELLSHVYMVCATEGANIQPQLLERLVGSCHGDIRKIIMHLQFWCQGKTFREDREVQRTYGSLLFDVEAGHQILPKIIPWEFPSPLSELIDKEITKSLSMMEENSSLMEVVEEDRKETQEDLDACDNETHSIETRKLEMLDRNGSVQDCNEFIAQSGGLCNPSGTPITSSRQNFRRKLNVVLSSDSEDEYLSDGHPVVLDKDANNKGSQGVNSSSPSYHPFTENCSSPLTEKLFSGVKYLEETCHQRSERLDSIQNDETCQSFDVSCVPESTYVPESVMGDVTELLSRTVSCGHVDNTLEFSVSSESIQTLLPVVAHNLDKPMRRLRKRSEMQGNTYDANPEFSHEVELEDYQDENVEATGHQVMDECSRMDFYRGSKFVEKPRLFMLTDLVQESWIKLRSSHTDLRQYVALEKEDAIESIKLAYAMSNLISEVDLLLSDCQLLDSLEPSTVPSEGSDAFSWCDEQIQMTSSIAQHGFCFYAKDIAAVGSKMACESSVNLPSEMLASTTNMMALGKLIGQDMRTSRTFYVARDLKMIPGPPKSDFSNSEINSSLFGIIQSIIPARSYLTVRDVGFYEYLSSLRCISRSEASRLSEGTEKTKRRRGRVAGHYLSSVSMALSREDILLLGQYDDFPGKISTQRVYGN, from the exons ATGGACAAATTGGATGATAAAGACGAGCCAGTGGCTGCGATGGAGCTTAGCCCCGGCGATTCCCGGTCACCTGTGCGGCGCTGTGTTCGCCGGAGGTTGGTTCAGTCCACGCTGTTCCCGCAGAAGCCCCTAGAACACGAAGAGAACGGCGATCAGAATGGTGAGAAGGTTTGTTGCGATGATGAGGGCGGTGAGGACGAGGAATACAGTGGGAGTCAAagcaagaagaagaggaagcccAAAGGGAAAGCAATGCCTCAACATATAGCTCCTAAGAAG ATGAAGGAGAAACGGCCGGTGAATACTACACCTAAGAAAACATTGactaatttaaaaaagtgtGAAGATGCATCGCCGCCAGTGCCTGATCTGCGGTTAGAGGCAAAGATGTCAGCTGAG GAAAATTCACGGATGTTTGCAGGGAAGCAAATGCATCCTTTTTTCTCATCTTGGAAAGCGGGTAAGAGTAATCAAGAGGTGACTGAGGTGGAGGGTAGTTGTTGCTTGTTTGAGAGAAGGGATAAAGGAATTACGTGTGGCCCAATTCACATATTTGAAACGACTCAA GAAGATACAACGCATACTGACTGGAGAAACTGGGCACTTTGCGAGGACACCTTTAGTAATGCCAATCATGGTCTAGAAAACAAATCTTCGTCAGTTTATGAAGGCTCTGTTGAGTGCTTACATATTGATAAGCTTCCCATCTTTATACATCCCTGCGATGGATCAATCTTACAGAATGAAGTCTCTTCTGATCAGCATGTTAGTCAACAAGAACATTCACCTGAAGTG GACCATGAGTTGGATAGAGTTGGTTTATTTTTTAGGCATATGGGCTGTCTAAGAAAATCAGATATTGAGCAGCAAAGTAGATTTCTTCAGGAGAG GATGATATCATACTATACTGGTTCTGATAATCAGCTTGAGGATAGTTTATGGACATCTAAGTACAAGCCCAAGAAGGCCATGGAG GTATGTGGTAATGATGAAGCTGTGAGGTTTTTGAGTGATTGGCTACGGCTTTGGCGTGCAAAAGGCTCTCACACCAGCAAAGATGAGACTGTTAGTGGTCAACGTGGCATGGAAGATGATGACTATTACTGTTCTTACAAGGACTCTGATTCAGAAGACATAGATGAAGAGGATACTCTAAAGAATGTTCTCTTAGTTACAGGGCCAGTTGGG AGTGGGAAGTCTGCAGCCATCTATGCTTGTGCGCAAGAGCAAGGGTTTGAGGTCTTGGAG TTAAGTGCATCAGAATGTCGGAATGGGGCTCTTGTGAAGCAGCGGTTTGGGGAGGCACTAGAATCCCATCGGCTCAAAAG gTCACTGGGACATCCTGTTCAATCACAGAACAAACCCATTGTGAAATCTACcctggctctacccaatggtaaTGCATCACAAGATTCTGAAACTGAGGCTGTTGAAGTTGTACCCTTATCAGATGAGGAAACTTCCCATCACAAGATTGGAGCCTCAGGAAATTTCATGTACAAGGAGGATGGAACTGCCTGTGATCAAGTTGAAGTTAAGCCATTGATTCTATTTGAGGATGTGGATATTGTTTTTCTTGAAGATCGTGGTTTTATTGCTGCAATACAACAAATAGCAGAAACGGCAAAGGGACCCATGATATTGACAAGCAATA GTAACAATCCTGTGCTGCCAGACAATTTAGACAGGCTACAAGTGTATTTCACATTGCCACCGTCGAAAGAGCTGCTTTCTCATGTATATATG GTTTGTGCTACCGAAGGAGCCAACATCCAACCTCAATTACTAGAGCGGTTAGTTGGGTCTTGTCATGGTGATATTAGGAAAATCATTATGCATCTTCAGTTCTGGTGCCAGGGTAAAACATTTAGAGAAG ATAGGGAGGTTCAGAGAACATATGGTTCACTGCTATTTGATGTTGAGGCTGGCCACCAGATACTCCCTAAGATTATCCCCTGGGAATTCCCTTCTCCGTTATCTGAGCTAATTGATAAGGAGATCACCAAGTCACTATCAATGATGGAAGAAAATTCTAGTTTAATGGAAGTAGTTGAGGAAGACAGAAAGGAAACACAGGAAGATCTGGATGCATGTGATAATGAAACACACAGTATAGAGACCAGGAAGTTAGAAATGTTGGACAGGAATGGCTCTGTTCAAGATTGCAATGAATTCATAGCTCAATCTGGTGGATTATGCAACCCTTCAGGCACCCCTATCACTTCATCTCGGCAAAATTTTCGAAGGAAACTTAATGTGGTGCTGTCTTCTGATTCTGAAGATGAATATTTAAGTGATGGGCATCCTGTAGTTTTGGATAAAGATGCTAACAATAAAGGATCCCAAGGAGTCAACAGCAGCTCTCCCTCATATCATCCATTCACTGAAAACTGCTCAAGTCCATTAACTGAAAAGCTGTTTTCTGGAGTGAAATATTTGGAAGAAACATGTCATCAACGCTCAGAAAGACTGGATTCTATACAAAATGATGAAACATGCCAGTCATTTGATGTATCATGTGTGCCAGAGTCAACATATGTTCCTGAAAGTGTGATGGGTGATGTGACGGAGCTGTTGTCTAGAACAGTATCCTGTGGTCATGTTGATAATACCTTAGAATTTTCTGTGAGCAGTGAGTCAATCCAGACCCTGTTACCAGTTGTAGCACACAATCTTGATAAACCTATGCGAAGATTACGGAAAAGATCAGAGATGCAGGGAAATACTTATGATGCAAATCCTGAATTTTCTCATGAAGTGGAGCTGGAAGATTATCAGGATGAAAATGTGGAGGCGACAGGTCATCAAGTGATGGATGAATGCAGTCGCATGGATTTCTATAGGGGCTCCAAATTTGTAGAGAAGCCCAGGTTGTTCATGTTGACTGATTTAGTACAAGAGTCATGGATAAAACTCCGTAGCTCCCACACAGATCTAAGGCAGTACGTTGCCTTAGAAAAAGAAGATGCAATTGAAAGTATTAAACTTGCTTATGCTATGAGCAATCTGATATCAGAAGTTGACCTCTTGCTTTCTGACTGTCAATTGTTA GATTCTTTGGAACCATCTACAGTCCCTTCTGAGGGATCAGATGCATTCAGCTGGTGTGATGAGCAAATACAGATGACATCATCAATTGCACAGcatggtttttgtttttatgcaaAAGACATAGCTGCTGTAGGATCAAAGATGGCTTGTGAGAGCAGTGTCAATTTGCCCTCAGAGATGTTGGCTTCCACAACTAATATGATGGCATTGGGTAAATTAATTGGACAGGATATGAGAACAAGTAGAACATTTTATGTTGCAAGGGATTTAAAGATGATTCCAGGTCCACCTAAAAGTGACTTTTCAAATAG TGAAATCAATTCGAGTCTTTTTGGTATAATCCAGTCCATAATTCCTGCAAGATCATACTTGACAGTGAGAGATGTCGGATTCTATGAGTATCTTTCTTCATTGCGTTGCATTTCAAGATCAGAAGCTTCCCGTTTGTCTGAAGGCACTGAGAAGACCAAAAGACGGAG GGGACGGGTTGCTGGACACTACTTGAGCAGTGTTTCAATGGCATTGTCTCGTGAAGACATACTGTTGCTGGGTCAATATGATGACTTTCCTGGGAAGATTTCAACCCAAAGAGTCTATGGTAATTGA
- the LOC122310569 gene encoding uncharacterized protein LOC122310569 isoform X1, with amino-acid sequence MDKLDDKDEPVAAMELSPGDSRSPVRRCVRRRLVQSTLFPQKPLEHEENGDQNGEKVCCDDEGGEDEEYSGSQSKKKRKPKGKAMPQHIAPKKMKEKRPVNTTPKKTLTNLKKCEDASPPVPDLRLEAKMSAEENSRMFAGKQMHPFFSSWKAGKSNQEVTEVEGSCCLFERRDKGITCGPIHIFETTQEDTTHTDWRNWALCEDTFSNANHGLENKSSSVYEGSVECLHIDKLPIFIHPCDGSILQNEVSSDQHVSQQEHSPEVDHELDRVGLFFRHMGCLRKSDIEQQSRFLQERMISYYTGSDNQLEDSLWTSKYKPKKAMEVCGNDEAVRFLSDWLRLWRAKGSHTSKDETVSGQRGMEDDDYYCSYKDSDSEDIDEEDTLKNVLLVTGPVGSGKSAAIYACAQEQGFEVLELSASECRNGALVKQRFGEALESHRLKRSLGHPVQSQNKPIVKSTLALPNGNASQDSETEAVEVVPLSDEETSHHKIGASGNFMYKEDGTACDQVEVKPLILFEDVDIVFLEDRGFIAAIQQIAETAKGPMILTSNSNNPVLPDNLDRLQVYFTLPPSKELLSHVYMVCATEGANIQPQLLERLVGSCHGDIRKIIMHLQFWCQGKTFREAYQSFSHNPFNSPDREVQRTYGSLLFDVEAGHQILPKIIPWEFPSPLSELIDKEITKSLSMMEENSSLMEVVEEDRKETQEDLDACDNETHSIETRKLEMLDRNGSVQDCNEFIAQSGGLCNPSGTPITSSRQNFRRKLNVVLSSDSEDEYLSDGHPVVLDKDANNKGSQGVNSSSPSYHPFTENCSSPLTEKLFSGVKYLEETCHQRSERLDSIQNDETCQSFDVSCVPESTYVPESVMGDVTELLSRTVSCGHVDNTLEFSVSSESIQTLLPVVAHNLDKPMRRLRKRSEMQGNTYDANPEFSHEVELEDYQDENVEATGHQVMDECSRMDFYRGSKFVEKPRLFMLTDLVQESWIKLRSSHTDLRQYVALEKEDAIESIKLAYAMSNLISEVDLLLSDCQLLDSLEPSTVPSEGSDAFSWCDEQIQMTSSIAQHGFCFYAKDIAAVGSKMACESSVNLPSEMLASTTNMMALGKLIGQDMRTSRTFYVARDLKMIPGPPKSDFSNSEINSSLFGIIQSIIPARSYLTVRDVGFYEYLSSLRCISRSEASRLSEGTEKTKRRRGRVAGHYLSSVSMALSREDILLLGQYDDFPGKISTQRVYGN; translated from the exons ATGGACAAATTGGATGATAAAGACGAGCCAGTGGCTGCGATGGAGCTTAGCCCCGGCGATTCCCGGTCACCTGTGCGGCGCTGTGTTCGCCGGAGGTTGGTTCAGTCCACGCTGTTCCCGCAGAAGCCCCTAGAACACGAAGAGAACGGCGATCAGAATGGTGAGAAGGTTTGTTGCGATGATGAGGGCGGTGAGGACGAGGAATACAGTGGGAGTCAAagcaagaagaagaggaagcccAAAGGGAAAGCAATGCCTCAACATATAGCTCCTAAGAAG ATGAAGGAGAAACGGCCGGTGAATACTACACCTAAGAAAACATTGactaatttaaaaaagtgtGAAGATGCATCGCCGCCAGTGCCTGATCTGCGGTTAGAGGCAAAGATGTCAGCTGAG GAAAATTCACGGATGTTTGCAGGGAAGCAAATGCATCCTTTTTTCTCATCTTGGAAAGCGGGTAAGAGTAATCAAGAGGTGACTGAGGTGGAGGGTAGTTGTTGCTTGTTTGAGAGAAGGGATAAAGGAATTACGTGTGGCCCAATTCACATATTTGAAACGACTCAA GAAGATACAACGCATACTGACTGGAGAAACTGGGCACTTTGCGAGGACACCTTTAGTAATGCCAATCATGGTCTAGAAAACAAATCTTCGTCAGTTTATGAAGGCTCTGTTGAGTGCTTACATATTGATAAGCTTCCCATCTTTATACATCCCTGCGATGGATCAATCTTACAGAATGAAGTCTCTTCTGATCAGCATGTTAGTCAACAAGAACATTCACCTGAAGTG GACCATGAGTTGGATAGAGTTGGTTTATTTTTTAGGCATATGGGCTGTCTAAGAAAATCAGATATTGAGCAGCAAAGTAGATTTCTTCAGGAGAG GATGATATCATACTATACTGGTTCTGATAATCAGCTTGAGGATAGTTTATGGACATCTAAGTACAAGCCCAAGAAGGCCATGGAG GTATGTGGTAATGATGAAGCTGTGAGGTTTTTGAGTGATTGGCTACGGCTTTGGCGTGCAAAAGGCTCTCACACCAGCAAAGATGAGACTGTTAGTGGTCAACGTGGCATGGAAGATGATGACTATTACTGTTCTTACAAGGACTCTGATTCAGAAGACATAGATGAAGAGGATACTCTAAAGAATGTTCTCTTAGTTACAGGGCCAGTTGGG AGTGGGAAGTCTGCAGCCATCTATGCTTGTGCGCAAGAGCAAGGGTTTGAGGTCTTGGAG TTAAGTGCATCAGAATGTCGGAATGGGGCTCTTGTGAAGCAGCGGTTTGGGGAGGCACTAGAATCCCATCGGCTCAAAAG gTCACTGGGACATCCTGTTCAATCACAGAACAAACCCATTGTGAAATCTACcctggctctacccaatggtaaTGCATCACAAGATTCTGAAACTGAGGCTGTTGAAGTTGTACCCTTATCAGATGAGGAAACTTCCCATCACAAGATTGGAGCCTCAGGAAATTTCATGTACAAGGAGGATGGAACTGCCTGTGATCAAGTTGAAGTTAAGCCATTGATTCTATTTGAGGATGTGGATATTGTTTTTCTTGAAGATCGTGGTTTTATTGCTGCAATACAACAAATAGCAGAAACGGCAAAGGGACCCATGATATTGACAAGCAATA GTAACAATCCTGTGCTGCCAGACAATTTAGACAGGCTACAAGTGTATTTCACATTGCCACCGTCGAAAGAGCTGCTTTCTCATGTATATATG GTTTGTGCTACCGAAGGAGCCAACATCCAACCTCAATTACTAGAGCGGTTAGTTGGGTCTTGTCATGGTGATATTAGGAAAATCATTATGCATCTTCAGTTCTGGTGCCAGGGTAAAACATTTAGAGAAG CTTACCAGAGCTTTTCACATAATCCTTTTAACTCTCCAGATAGGGAGGTTCAGAGAACATATGGTTCACTGCTATTTGATGTTGAGGCTGGCCACCAGATACTCCCTAAGATTATCCCCTGGGAATTCCCTTCTCCGTTATCTGAGCTAATTGATAAGGAGATCACCAAGTCACTATCAATGATGGAAGAAAATTCTAGTTTAATGGAAGTAGTTGAGGAAGACAGAAAGGAAACACAGGAAGATCTGGATGCATGTGATAATGAAACACACAGTATAGAGACCAGGAAGTTAGAAATGTTGGACAGGAATGGCTCTGTTCAAGATTGCAATGAATTCATAGCTCAATCTGGTGGATTATGCAACCCTTCAGGCACCCCTATCACTTCATCTCGGCAAAATTTTCGAAGGAAACTTAATGTGGTGCTGTCTTCTGATTCTGAAGATGAATATTTAAGTGATGGGCATCCTGTAGTTTTGGATAAAGATGCTAACAATAAAGGATCCCAAGGAGTCAACAGCAGCTCTCCCTCATATCATCCATTCACTGAAAACTGCTCAAGTCCATTAACTGAAAAGCTGTTTTCTGGAGTGAAATATTTGGAAGAAACATGTCATCAACGCTCAGAAAGACTGGATTCTATACAAAATGATGAAACATGCCAGTCATTTGATGTATCATGTGTGCCAGAGTCAACATATGTTCCTGAAAGTGTGATGGGTGATGTGACGGAGCTGTTGTCTAGAACAGTATCCTGTGGTCATGTTGATAATACCTTAGAATTTTCTGTGAGCAGTGAGTCAATCCAGACCCTGTTACCAGTTGTAGCACACAATCTTGATAAACCTATGCGAAGATTACGGAAAAGATCAGAGATGCAGGGAAATACTTATGATGCAAATCCTGAATTTTCTCATGAAGTGGAGCTGGAAGATTATCAGGATGAAAATGTGGAGGCGACAGGTCATCAAGTGATGGATGAATGCAGTCGCATGGATTTCTATAGGGGCTCCAAATTTGTAGAGAAGCCCAGGTTGTTCATGTTGACTGATTTAGTACAAGAGTCATGGATAAAACTCCGTAGCTCCCACACAGATCTAAGGCAGTACGTTGCCTTAGAAAAAGAAGATGCAATTGAAAGTATTAAACTTGCTTATGCTATGAGCAATCTGATATCAGAAGTTGACCTCTTGCTTTCTGACTGTCAATTGTTA GATTCTTTGGAACCATCTACAGTCCCTTCTGAGGGATCAGATGCATTCAGCTGGTGTGATGAGCAAATACAGATGACATCATCAATTGCACAGcatggtttttgtttttatgcaaAAGACATAGCTGCTGTAGGATCAAAGATGGCTTGTGAGAGCAGTGTCAATTTGCCCTCAGAGATGTTGGCTTCCACAACTAATATGATGGCATTGGGTAAATTAATTGGACAGGATATGAGAACAAGTAGAACATTTTATGTTGCAAGGGATTTAAAGATGATTCCAGGTCCACCTAAAAGTGACTTTTCAAATAG TGAAATCAATTCGAGTCTTTTTGGTATAATCCAGTCCATAATTCCTGCAAGATCATACTTGACAGTGAGAGATGTCGGATTCTATGAGTATCTTTCTTCATTGCGTTGCATTTCAAGATCAGAAGCTTCCCGTTTGTCTGAAGGCACTGAGAAGACCAAAAGACGGAG GGGACGGGTTGCTGGACACTACTTGAGCAGTGTTTCAATGGCATTGTCTCGTGAAGACATACTGTTGCTGGGTCAATATGATGACTTTCCTGGGAAGATTTCAACCCAAAGAGTCTATGGTAATTGA
- the LOC122310569 gene encoding uncharacterized protein LOC122310569 isoform X3 — MDKLDDKDEPVAAMELSPGDSRSPVRRCVRRRLVQSTLFPQKPLEHEENGDQNGEKVCCDDEGGEDEEYSGSQSKKKRKPKGKAMPQHIAPKKMKEKRPVNTTPKKTLTNLKKCEDASPPVPDLRLEAKMSAEENSRMFAGKQMHPFFSSWKAGKSNQEVTEVEGSCCLFERRDKGITCGPIHIFETTQEDTTHTDWRNWALCEDTFSNANHGLENKSSSVYEGSVECLHIDKLPIFIHPCDGSILQNEVSSDQHVSQQEHSPEVDHELDRVGLFFRHMGCLRKSDIEQQSRFLQERMISYYTGSDNQLEDSLWTSKYKPKKAMEVCGNDEAVRFLSDWLRLWRAKGSHTSKDETVSGQRGMEDDDYYCSYKDSDSEDIDEEDTLKNVLLVTGPVGSGKSAAIYACAQEQGFEVLELSASECRNGALVKQRFGEALESHRLKRSLGHPVQSQNKPIVKSTLALPNGNASQDSETEAVEVVPLSDEETSHHKIGASGNFMYKEDGTACDQVEVKPLILFEDVDIVFLEDRGFIAAIQQIAETAKGPMILTSNSNNPVLPDNLDRLQVYFTLPPSKELLSHVYMVCATEGANIQPQLLERLVGSCHGDIRKIIMHLQFWCQGKTFREAYQSFSHNPFNSPDREVQRTYGSLLFDVEAGHQILPKIIPWEFPSPLSELIDKEITKSLSMMEENSSLMEVVEEDRKETQEDLDACDNETHSIETRKLEMLDRNGSVQDCNEFIAQSGGLCNPSGTPITSSRQNFRRKLNVVLSSDSEDEYLSDGHPVVLDKDANNKGSQGVNSSSPSYHPFTENCSSPLTEKLFSGVKYLEETCHQRSERLDSIQNDETCQSFDVSCVPESTYVPESVMGDVTELLSRTVSCGHVDNTLEFSVSSESIQTLLPVVAHNLDKPMRRLRKRSEMQGNTYDANPEFSHEVELEDYQDENVEATGHQVMDECSRMDFYRGSKFVEKPRLFMLTDLVQESWIKLRSSHTDLRQYVALEKEDAIESIKLAYAMSNLISEVDLLLSDCQLLDSLEPSTVPSEGSDAFSWCDEQIQMTSSIAQHGFCFYAKDIAAVGSKMACESSVNLPSEMLASTTNMMALVKSIRVFLV, encoded by the exons ATGGACAAATTGGATGATAAAGACGAGCCAGTGGCTGCGATGGAGCTTAGCCCCGGCGATTCCCGGTCACCTGTGCGGCGCTGTGTTCGCCGGAGGTTGGTTCAGTCCACGCTGTTCCCGCAGAAGCCCCTAGAACACGAAGAGAACGGCGATCAGAATGGTGAGAAGGTTTGTTGCGATGATGAGGGCGGTGAGGACGAGGAATACAGTGGGAGTCAAagcaagaagaagaggaagcccAAAGGGAAAGCAATGCCTCAACATATAGCTCCTAAGAAG ATGAAGGAGAAACGGCCGGTGAATACTACACCTAAGAAAACATTGactaatttaaaaaagtgtGAAGATGCATCGCCGCCAGTGCCTGATCTGCGGTTAGAGGCAAAGATGTCAGCTGAG GAAAATTCACGGATGTTTGCAGGGAAGCAAATGCATCCTTTTTTCTCATCTTGGAAAGCGGGTAAGAGTAATCAAGAGGTGACTGAGGTGGAGGGTAGTTGTTGCTTGTTTGAGAGAAGGGATAAAGGAATTACGTGTGGCCCAATTCACATATTTGAAACGACTCAA GAAGATACAACGCATACTGACTGGAGAAACTGGGCACTTTGCGAGGACACCTTTAGTAATGCCAATCATGGTCTAGAAAACAAATCTTCGTCAGTTTATGAAGGCTCTGTTGAGTGCTTACATATTGATAAGCTTCCCATCTTTATACATCCCTGCGATGGATCAATCTTACAGAATGAAGTCTCTTCTGATCAGCATGTTAGTCAACAAGAACATTCACCTGAAGTG GACCATGAGTTGGATAGAGTTGGTTTATTTTTTAGGCATATGGGCTGTCTAAGAAAATCAGATATTGAGCAGCAAAGTAGATTTCTTCAGGAGAG GATGATATCATACTATACTGGTTCTGATAATCAGCTTGAGGATAGTTTATGGACATCTAAGTACAAGCCCAAGAAGGCCATGGAG GTATGTGGTAATGATGAAGCTGTGAGGTTTTTGAGTGATTGGCTACGGCTTTGGCGTGCAAAAGGCTCTCACACCAGCAAAGATGAGACTGTTAGTGGTCAACGTGGCATGGAAGATGATGACTATTACTGTTCTTACAAGGACTCTGATTCAGAAGACATAGATGAAGAGGATACTCTAAAGAATGTTCTCTTAGTTACAGGGCCAGTTGGG AGTGGGAAGTCTGCAGCCATCTATGCTTGTGCGCAAGAGCAAGGGTTTGAGGTCTTGGAG TTAAGTGCATCAGAATGTCGGAATGGGGCTCTTGTGAAGCAGCGGTTTGGGGAGGCACTAGAATCCCATCGGCTCAAAAG gTCACTGGGACATCCTGTTCAATCACAGAACAAACCCATTGTGAAATCTACcctggctctacccaatggtaaTGCATCACAAGATTCTGAAACTGAGGCTGTTGAAGTTGTACCCTTATCAGATGAGGAAACTTCCCATCACAAGATTGGAGCCTCAGGAAATTTCATGTACAAGGAGGATGGAACTGCCTGTGATCAAGTTGAAGTTAAGCCATTGATTCTATTTGAGGATGTGGATATTGTTTTTCTTGAAGATCGTGGTTTTATTGCTGCAATACAACAAATAGCAGAAACGGCAAAGGGACCCATGATATTGACAAGCAATA GTAACAATCCTGTGCTGCCAGACAATTTAGACAGGCTACAAGTGTATTTCACATTGCCACCGTCGAAAGAGCTGCTTTCTCATGTATATATG GTTTGTGCTACCGAAGGAGCCAACATCCAACCTCAATTACTAGAGCGGTTAGTTGGGTCTTGTCATGGTGATATTAGGAAAATCATTATGCATCTTCAGTTCTGGTGCCAGGGTAAAACATTTAGAGAAG CTTACCAGAGCTTTTCACATAATCCTTTTAACTCTCCAGATAGGGAGGTTCAGAGAACATATGGTTCACTGCTATTTGATGTTGAGGCTGGCCACCAGATACTCCCTAAGATTATCCCCTGGGAATTCCCTTCTCCGTTATCTGAGCTAATTGATAAGGAGATCACCAAGTCACTATCAATGATGGAAGAAAATTCTAGTTTAATGGAAGTAGTTGAGGAAGACAGAAAGGAAACACAGGAAGATCTGGATGCATGTGATAATGAAACACACAGTATAGAGACCAGGAAGTTAGAAATGTTGGACAGGAATGGCTCTGTTCAAGATTGCAATGAATTCATAGCTCAATCTGGTGGATTATGCAACCCTTCAGGCACCCCTATCACTTCATCTCGGCAAAATTTTCGAAGGAAACTTAATGTGGTGCTGTCTTCTGATTCTGAAGATGAATATTTAAGTGATGGGCATCCTGTAGTTTTGGATAAAGATGCTAACAATAAAGGATCCCAAGGAGTCAACAGCAGCTCTCCCTCATATCATCCATTCACTGAAAACTGCTCAAGTCCATTAACTGAAAAGCTGTTTTCTGGAGTGAAATATTTGGAAGAAACATGTCATCAACGCTCAGAAAGACTGGATTCTATACAAAATGATGAAACATGCCAGTCATTTGATGTATCATGTGTGCCAGAGTCAACATATGTTCCTGAAAGTGTGATGGGTGATGTGACGGAGCTGTTGTCTAGAACAGTATCCTGTGGTCATGTTGATAATACCTTAGAATTTTCTGTGAGCAGTGAGTCAATCCAGACCCTGTTACCAGTTGTAGCACACAATCTTGATAAACCTATGCGAAGATTACGGAAAAGATCAGAGATGCAGGGAAATACTTATGATGCAAATCCTGAATTTTCTCATGAAGTGGAGCTGGAAGATTATCAGGATGAAAATGTGGAGGCGACAGGTCATCAAGTGATGGATGAATGCAGTCGCATGGATTTCTATAGGGGCTCCAAATTTGTAGAGAAGCCCAGGTTGTTCATGTTGACTGATTTAGTACAAGAGTCATGGATAAAACTCCGTAGCTCCCACACAGATCTAAGGCAGTACGTTGCCTTAGAAAAAGAAGATGCAATTGAAAGTATTAAACTTGCTTATGCTATGAGCAATCTGATATCAGAAGTTGACCTCTTGCTTTCTGACTGTCAATTGTTA GATTCTTTGGAACCATCTACAGTCCCTTCTGAGGGATCAGATGCATTCAGCTGGTGTGATGAGCAAATACAGATGACATCATCAATTGCACAGcatggtttttgtttttatgcaaAAGACATAGCTGCTGTAGGATCAAAGATGGCTTGTGAGAGCAGTGTCAATTTGCCCTCAGAGATGTTGGCTTCCACAACTAATATGATGGCATTGG TGAAATCAATTCGAGTCTTTTTGGTATAA